From Variimorphobacter saccharofermentans, one genomic window encodes:
- a CDS encoding transposase, with the protein MLNSTTNTYTLKREILSFSNKISRKLSKPDRKFTADMTYGMLASGSCLLTDVVDQLHEDSKKVNSVERLTRHLNKGIHNSALSSYLHTIRKWVPDQPVIHIDDSDIIKPDGYKFEALGLVRDGSKSTDTKNVYEKGYHVTEACVMTKSNHPVSIYSKIHSSKEKTFTSVNNVTFDAMERGKAMFGKATFVMDRGYDDNKMFLKLDELKQDYVIRLTAKRKLLFHNKWVAATELRNRRKGKITTPVFYKGKKREAYLSHVKVQITASRKDIYLVLVYGITEHPMMLATNKEIKSREDVIRIARLYFSRWRIEEYFRCKKQVFQFENFRVRKLKAINALNFYITLCMAFLALVSMKAETNALKVSIIQTAAPVKEKVQFCYYRLAKGISGILSYAKEGVRLWFRTKRPAYRQLCFKLIA; encoded by the coding sequence ATGCTTAATTCTACTACAAATACTTACACTTTGAAACGTGAAATTTTATCTTTTTCAAACAAAATATCCCGAAAGCTTTCCAAACCGGATCGAAAGTTTACTGCAGACATGACTTATGGCATGTTAGCTTCTGGCAGTTGCCTTCTGACTGATGTTGTGGATCAGCTTCACGAAGATTCCAAAAAGGTCAACAGCGTGGAAAGACTTACCCGACATCTCAATAAGGGAATCCATAATTCTGCCTTGTCTTCGTATCTGCATACAATACGTAAATGGGTGCCGGATCAACCAGTTATCCATATCGATGATAGTGATATCATCAAGCCTGACGGCTACAAGTTCGAAGCACTGGGACTTGTTCGGGATGGTTCCAAAAGCACCGATACCAAAAATGTCTATGAGAAGGGCTACCATGTAACAGAGGCTTGTGTTATGACTAAAAGCAATCATCCTGTCAGCATTTATTCTAAAATCCATTCTTCAAAAGAAAAGACCTTCACCTCTGTCAATAACGTAACCTTTGATGCCATGGAGCGCGGAAAAGCAATGTTTGGCAAAGCTACTTTTGTAATGGACAGGGGCTATGATGATAATAAGATGTTTCTTAAGCTTGATGAATTAAAGCAGGACTATGTGATCCGACTTACAGCTAAAAGAAAGCTACTTTTTCATAACAAATGGGTGGCCGCTACTGAACTGCGAAATCGTCGAAAAGGCAAAATCACAACACCTGTGTTCTATAAGGGCAAAAAAAGGGAAGCTTATCTATCCCATGTGAAGGTTCAAATCACTGCATCCAGAAAGGATATTTATCTGGTTCTTGTCTATGGCATCACAGAGCATCCGATGATGCTCGCAACAAACAAGGAGATAAAGTCCCGAGAAGATGTAATACGAATTGCAAGGCTTTATTTCTCCCGCTGGCGCATTGAGGAATATTTCCGCTGCAAGAAACAGGTTTTCCAGTTTGAAAACTTCCGTGTCCGGAAGCTGAAAGCAATTAATGCTCTCAATTTTTATATCACCTTGTGTATGGCATTTCTTGCTCTGGTTTCAATGAAAGCAGAAACAAATGCCCTAAAGGTTTCAATCATACAGACAGCAGCTCCTGTTAAGGAGAAAGTTCAGTTCTGCTATTATCGGTTAGCAAAAGGTATCTCCGGCATACTCTCGTATGCAAAAGAAGGCGTCAGGCTATGGTTCAGGACAAAACGTCCTGCATACCGTCAACTTTGCTTTAAGCTAATCGCTTAA
- a CDS encoding SDR family oxidoreductase yields MTANSNNGRVRKMKPDELVEIICAGLAKDQYEVYPGLAKLFYLLNRWNPRFLEKKLKQISARS; encoded by the coding sequence ATGACTGCCAATAGTAACAACGGACGGGTTCGCAAAATGAAACCGGATGAGCTCGTTGAAATCATATGTGCCGGATTAGCAAAAGACCAATATGAAGTGTATCCCGGACTCGCAAAGCTTTTCTATCTTCTAAATAGATGGAATCCCAGGTTCTTAGAGAAGAAATTGAAACAGATATCAGCACGTTCCTGA